Genomic window (Syntrophales bacterium):
CTTGTACCGGGCGATGGCCTCCGGATTGACCTCCGGAACGACCAGGGGGATCTCCGGCACCATGCGGAAGGCGTTCGTATTGTCCACCACGACACAGCCCGCCTGGGCCGCGATCGGGGCGAACTTCTCGCTGATGCTCCCACCGGCGGAGAAAAGCCCGATCTGGACGCCGCCGAAGGAATCTTCTTTCAGGACCTCCACGGGGTAAGACTTCCCCCGGAACTCCAGGGACTTGCCCAGGGATCGCTCGGATGCCAGCAGCTTGAGCTTCCCGACGGGAAAGTCACGCTGCTCCAGGATCCGGATCATTTCATTGCCCACGGCACCGGTGGCGCCGACCACTGCGACACTCCATGAATTCATGACAAACCCTTTCCGAACAAAGTAAAAGGGCAGAGCTCCGGAGCGGGGCATGTCGCCGCATTCCTTTGCGCCTACCCTTCCTGATGGCGGTTACTTCTTGGTCATAGGATGCGTATCGGCATGACCGGCCGAATTCTTTCCCTCTGCGCCGTAAATCGCCCTCCGGATCAGCTTGTAGAGCAGCCAGGCCGGACCGGAGAGGCTATACCCGGCAAAGAACGTGAACACCATGATCTGGGGCTCCGCAACGATGATGACCAGGATGAATACAATGAGCACGAAGGATATGAACGGCTTCCGGGCGAAGAAATTCAGATCCTTGAAGCTGTAGTACTTGATGCTGCTCACCATGAACAGCGACAGGCAGATGACGCCGACCAGTACCCCCGTATTGGGGAACAACCCCTGGAAGCCCATGTAATGGTAGAGGAGAACCCCTGTGGCGATCACGGATGCCGCCCCCGGAATCGGCAGCCCGTTGAACACCTTGCTCTCGATGATGCCGATCTGGATATTGAACCGGGCGAGCCGCAAGGCCCCGCAGGTGACGAACAGGAAGGCCGCCAGCCATCCCCACTTGCCGAAGGCGTGAAGCGACCAGGTATAGGCCAGGATGGACGGTGCAACCCCGAAGGCCACCAGGTCCGCCAGGGAATCGTACTCGGCCCCGAACTTGCTGGTCGTGTTTGTCATCCGGGCGATCCGGCCGTCCAGGCCGTCCAGGACGAGGGCTGCCATGATCGCCCAGGCGGCCGTCTCGAAATGGCCGTGGGTCGAGACCACCACCGAGTAGAAGCCGCACAGCATGCTGGCCGTCGTAAAGAGGTTCGGAAGAACGTAGATTCCCTTCTTCATGCCGTCGCGCATGCGACCGGTTTTCTCGCTCACGGAAGCACCCCCAGGGGGGTCTCCCCGGCCCGGGTCACGTCTCCGACCTTAACGGAGATCGTGGACTCCAGGGGCAGGAAGACATCCAGGCGCGAACCGAATCGGATGAGCCCGAATCGCTCGCCCCGGGTTACGGTCATGCCCTCGTTCAGCCAGCAGACGATCCTCCTGGCCACCAGCCCGGCGATCTGAATCGTCAGGATCTTCTTTCCGTCTTCCGTCCGGATCAGGACGGCGTTGCGCTCGTTGTCGGACGACGCCTTGTCCAGGCTCGCCACGAGAAACTTTCCCTTGTAGTAGCGGATCTGCTCCACCGTCCCAGAGCAGGGTGCGCGGTTCACGTGGACGTTGAAGACATTCATGAAAATGGAGATCTTCCTGGCCCTTCCCTGCAGGATATCCGCCTCTTCCGCCTCGCCGATGAAGATGACTTTCCCGTCGGCGGGGGAAATGACAAGGCCCGCCGCATCCGGTGTTTTTCTCTCGGGATTCCGGAAAAACCAGAGCACGAAAAGGGTGATGAGCGCCAGGATCGTCGCGGAGACGGGATAGCCGGCAAACCAGGAGGTCAGCGCGAAGAAGGCTGGGATGGCGATGAAAGGGATGCCTTCCGGTACGATGATGCTGTTTCGGCTCATGAATTTATTCTCCCGGCGGGCGTCGGCCGACCCCGGACTATGATTTGCCTAATATCCGAGAACGGTCCGGATGTCAACGGAGTTCCCGCCCGGCGGGGCCTTACCCACTTGTCTCGGCCTCGGATTTCCGCAGGTAGGCGGGGATGAACGTGAGGGGGTCGGCAGACCGCCCTTCCCGGTAATGATGAAGCGCCAGCCAGCCCACTGCGGAGGCCCGGATGCCGTTTAACGGGGGCGGGGCGAAGCACGCCTTTTCCCCGAGTCCCTCCCGAATCGTTTCCCCGTAGACGACGGCCCCCTCTCCCAGGAAGAGAACCGACTCGTGAATCTTTTCAAGGAGATCCGACAGGTTTATGGTAGCGTCCGGAATGACGGAGCAGGGAACCCCGTTCCCGGCAAAGCGGTAGAGGCCTCCGTAGACCTGTCCCTTCCGGGCGTCGAGGAGCGGACAGACGGGAATCCCGCATCCGGCGGCATTCACGGCCAGAGTCTCCAGGGTTGAGACCGGTACGATCGGTTTCCCCGTGGCCAGGGCCAGCCCCTTGAGGGTCCCGGCGCCGATGCGGAGCCCCGTGAACGAACCGGGCCCGCCCGTCCCGGCCAGGAGGTCGATCTTCCCGACGTCAACGCCCGCCAGGTCGAGGATGGATTGTACGAAAGGAAGGACGGAGGTGGCGTGATGACGGTCCAGGTCCGCATACCCCTCCGCAAGGATCCGCTCATCCTCCAGGAGGGCCGCAGAGACCGTTTTG
Coding sequences:
- the pssA gene encoding CDP-diacylglycerol--serine O-phosphatidyltransferase, which codes for MSEKTGRMRDGMKKGIYVLPNLFTTASMLCGFYSVVVSTHGHFETAAWAIMAALVLDGLDGRIARMTNTTSKFGAEYDSLADLVAFGVAPSILAYTWSLHAFGKWGWLAAFLFVTCGALRLARFNIQIGIIESKVFNGLPIPGAASVIATGVLLYHYMGFQGLFPNTGVLVGVICLSLFMVSSIKYYSFKDLNFFARKPFISFVLIVFILVIIVAEPQIMVFTFFAGYSLSGPAWLLYKLIRRAIYGAEGKNSAGHADTHPMTKK
- a CDS encoding phosphatidylserine decarboxylase family protein; the protein is MSRNSIIVPEGIPFIAIPAFFALTSWFAGYPVSATILALITLFVLWFFRNPERKTPDAAGLVISPADGKVIFIGEAEEADILQGRARKISIFMNVFNVHVNRAPCSGTVEQIRYYKGKFLVASLDKASSDNERNAVLIRTEDGKKILTIQIAGLVARRIVCWLNEGMTVTRGERFGLIRFGSRLDVFLPLESTISVKVGDVTRAGETPLGVLP
- the tsaB gene encoding tRNA (adenosine(37)-N6)-threonylcarbamoyltransferase complex dimerization subunit type 1 TsaB, whose protein sequence is MHILALDTATKTVSAALLEDERILAEGYADLDRHHATSVLPFVQSILDLAGVDVGKIDLLAGTGGPGSFTGLRIGAGTLKGLALATGKPIVPVSTLETLAVNAAGCGIPVCPLLDARKGQVYGGLYRFAGNGVPCSVIPDATINLSDLLEKIHESVLFLGEGAVVYGETIREGLGEKACFAPPPLNGIRASAVGWLALHHYREGRSADPLTFIPAYLRKSEAETSG